A single Streptococcus thermophilus DNA region contains:
- the hisA gene encoding 1-(5-phosphoribosyl)-5-[(5-phosphoribosylamino)methylideneamino]imidazole-4-carboxamide isomerase, whose product MQILPAIDIKDGQAVRLFKGDFNQKTVVNPDVIEQAKTLKNAGIQFIHLVDLDGALDGRATNRDLIAEVKKISGLGIEMGGGIRTLEQIRDYLAVGIDRIIIGSMAVKDPDFVRAALEEFGADKIVVGIDAKAGLVATEGWLETSNVDYITLAKEMEKMGVTLIVYTDVDRDGTLTGPNLDHYKCLVSELTTAKVIASGGIAELSDLNHLQEIGVAGTIVGKAYYNGNITLDQLKSFGG is encoded by the coding sequence ATGCAAATTCTACCAGCAATTGATATTAAGGATGGACAGGCTGTTCGTCTCTTCAAAGGAGATTTCAACCAAAAAACCGTCGTCAATCCAGATGTTATTGAGCAAGCAAAAACCCTTAAGAATGCGGGCATCCAATTCATTCACCTTGTTGACTTGGATGGTGCTCTTGATGGTCGTGCCACTAACCGTGACTTGATTGCGGAGGTCAAGAAGATTTCTGGACTTGGCATCGAAATGGGTGGCGGTATCCGCACATTGGAGCAGATTCGTGACTATTTGGCAGTTGGCATCGACCGTATCATTATCGGTTCAATGGCCGTCAAAGATCCTGACTTCGTTAGAGCAGCTTTGGAGGAATTTGGTGCCGATAAGATTGTCGTGGGTATAGATGCAAAGGCAGGTCTTGTCGCTACAGAAGGTTGGTTGGAAACCAGCAATGTGGACTACATCACCTTGGCCAAGGAAATGGAAAAAATGGGCGTAACCCTCATTGTTTATACAGACGTTGATCGAGATGGCACACTGACAGGACCCAATCTTGATCACTACAAATGTTTGGTATCTGAACTCACAACCGCTAAAGTCATCGCTTCAGGTGGGATTGCAGAGCTATCCGACTTAAATCACCTACAAGAGATTGGTGTAGCAGGAACCATTGTCGGTAAGGCCTACTATAACGGCAATATCACTTTAGACCAGCTCAAGTCTTTCGGAGGTTAA
- the hisH gene encoding imidazole glycerol phosphate synthase subunit HisH, whose protein sequence is MIIVIDYDAGNIANVLRALEKIGVTAELSADKEKILAADGLILPGVGAYPTAMAELERRGLVVVIKEAVAKGVPLLGICLGMQILTEKGLEHEETDGLGFIPGVCRAIPANKERPVPHIGWNDLTVKQASPLTDGLDGQSVYFVHSYFTDVPIQYIDVTADYSIEVPTMIHKDNVYGAQFHPEKSGDIGLGIIERFVGLCKT, encoded by the coding sequence ATGATTATCGTCATTGATTACGATGCGGGGAATATCGCAAATGTTCTGCGTGCCCTTGAAAAAATCGGTGTGACTGCAGAATTGTCTGCTGACAAAGAGAAAATTCTAGCTGCAGATGGTTTGATTTTACCTGGTGTAGGTGCCTATCCAACAGCCATGGCAGAGTTGGAGCGAAGAGGTTTGGTAGTTGTAATCAAAGAGGCCGTAGCAAAAGGAGTTCCACTTTTAGGAATTTGCTTAGGTATGCAGATTTTAACAGAAAAAGGACTGGAGCATGAAGAAACAGATGGTCTTGGCTTTATTCCTGGTGTTTGCCGTGCCATTCCTGCTAATAAGGAGCGGCCTGTCCCACATATAGGATGGAATGATTTGACTGTTAAGCAAGCTAGCCCTTTGACAGATGGTTTAGATGGCCAATCTGTCTACTTCGTTCACAGTTATTTTACGGATGTACCTATCCAATATATTGATGTTACTGCAGATTATAGTATCGAGGTTCCAACCATGATCCATAAAGACAATGTTTATGGTGCCCAATTCCATCCCGAAAAATCAGGTGATATTGGTTTAGGTATTATTGAACGGTTTGTGGGATTATGTAAAACCTAG
- the hisB gene encoding imidazoleglycerol-phosphate dehydratase HisB — protein sequence MRQAEIERNTFETKIKLSLNLDAQEPVDIQTGVGFFDHMLTLFARHGRMSLVVKADGDLWVDSHHTVEDVGIVLGQALKEALGDKAGINRYGTSFVPMDETLGMASLDLSGRSFLVFDASFDNPKLGNFDTELIEEFFQALAFNVQMNLHLKILHGKNNHHKSESLFKATGRALREAITVNPDIHGVNSTKGML from the coding sequence ATGAGACAAGCAGAAATTGAACGTAATACCTTTGAAACCAAAATTAAGTTAAGTCTCAATTTGGATGCTCAAGAACCAGTAGACATTCAAACAGGTGTCGGATTTTTTGACCATATGTTGACCTTGTTTGCCCGTCACGGTCGTATGTCTTTGGTGGTAAAGGCTGATGGTGACCTTTGGGTTGATAGTCACCACACTGTTGAAGATGTCGGTATCGTACTTGGTCAAGCTCTTAAAGAGGCTTTGGGTGATAAAGCAGGTATCAACCGTTATGGAACGTCTTTCGTACCTATGGATGAAACCCTCGGAATGGCAAGCTTAGATTTGTCTGGACGTAGCTTCTTGGTCTTTGATGCTAGTTTTGATAATCCTAAATTGGGTAATTTTGACACAGAATTGATTGAAGAGTTTTTCCAAGCTTTAGCCTTTAATGTTCAAATGAATCTTCATCTCAAGATTCTCCACGGAAAAAACAATCACCACAAGTCAGAAAGTCTTTTCAAGGCAACAGGTCGTGCCTTGCGTGAAGCCATTACAGTCAATCCTGACATTCACGGCGTAAATTCGACAAAGGGGATGCTATGA
- the hisD gene encoding histidinol dehydrogenase, translating into MKRLTGTNKEIAELLYQEQLELSKENRDVERTIQAIIEDVKERGDEALRDYSAKFDKVDLTDIEVGQDLIDKAFKEIDPEVYQALVNAKENIESYHKHQLEAGFEDQPSEGVIRGQLIRPINRVGVYVPGGTAAYPSSVLMNVIPAKIAGVKEIIMITPPQEHFVPAILVAAKLAGVDTIYQVGGAQGIAALAFGTETIPKVDKITGPGNIFVATAKKQVYGIVGIDMIAGPSEIGVIADSSANPSYVAADLLSQAEHDKRARAILVTDSEVLADAVESEIERQLKLLPREAIARPSIENNGRIIITKDTDAMFELMNSVAPEHLEIAMDKAYDYLEKVENAGSVFLGHFTSEPIGDYYAGANHILPTTATSRFSSALGVHDFVKRIQYTQYDKAAVNKAKHDITTLAYAEGLQAHAKAIEVRNDNN; encoded by the coding sequence ATGAAACGATTAACTGGAACTAATAAAGAAATTGCTGAGCTTCTTTATCAGGAGCAATTGGAACTTTCAAAAGAAAATAGAGACGTTGAAAGAACGATTCAAGCTATTATCGAAGACGTTAAAGAACGTGGAGACGAGGCCCTTCGTGATTATTCAGCGAAGTTCGATAAGGTTGATTTGACTGATATTGAAGTTGGACAAGATCTTATTGATAAAGCCTTTAAGGAAATTGATCCAGAGGTTTATCAAGCCCTAGTCAATGCTAAAGAAAACATTGAATCTTACCACAAACATCAGTTGGAGGCTGGTTTTGAGGACCAACCAAGTGAGGGAGTTATTCGTGGTCAATTGATTCGTCCCATCAATCGTGTTGGTGTTTATGTGCCTGGAGGAACAGCGGCTTATCCGTCATCAGTTCTTATGAATGTCATCCCTGCTAAAATTGCTGGGGTTAAAGAGATTATTATGATTACGCCGCCACAAGAACACTTTGTTCCTGCAATTCTAGTAGCCGCAAAATTGGCTGGTGTGGACACCATTTACCAAGTCGGTGGAGCTCAAGGAATTGCGGCCTTGGCTTTTGGTACAGAAACGATTCCAAAGGTTGACAAGATTACAGGTCCCGGAAATATTTTCGTGGCGACTGCTAAGAAGCAAGTTTACGGCATTGTCGGTATTGATATGATTGCAGGACCATCAGAAATCGGTGTTATTGCTGATAGTAGCGCTAATCCAAGCTATGTAGCAGCTGATCTTTTGTCTCAAGCAGAGCACGACAAGCGAGCACGTGCCATTTTGGTAACAGATTCTGAAGTCTTGGCCGATGCGGTTGAAAGCGAGATTGAACGTCAACTCAAGCTTTTACCACGAGAAGCGATTGCTCGTCCTTCCATTGAAAATAACGGCCGTATTATTATCACTAAGGACACAGATGCCATGTTTGAGCTCATGAACTCGGTTGCGCCAGAGCATTTGGAAATTGCTATGGACAAGGCCTATGATTATCTAGAAAAAGTGGAAAATGCTGGTTCCGTCTTTCTTGGTCACTTTACGAGTGAACCAATTGGTGACTACTATGCCGGTGCTAATCACATTCTTCCAACGACAGCAACCAGCCGCTTTTCATCAGCTTTAGGTGTACATGATTTTGTCAAACGTATCCAATATACGCAATACGACAAGGCAGCAGTCAATAAGGCAAAACACGATATTACAACCTTGGCTTATGCGGAAGGCTTGCAGGCCCACGCCAAGGCTATTGAAGTCAGAAATGACAATAATTGA
- the hisG gene encoding ATP phosphoribosyltransferase, which translates to MTSNQITIALTKGRIEKDAVTLLEKAGFNMSFMADKGRNLIFESPDNRFRFLLVKAPDVTTCVRHGVADIGIVGKDVLVEHPTGYLEMLDLNFGLCKFCVASTEDYNPNDHKRKRIATKYPTIATDYFNQKGEDVEIISIQGSVEIAPVIGLADAIVDIVETGNTLVANGLKVYEDICRISARMIVNKASLKNNKEVLQFIRKIESLVGNEEVPFE; encoded by the coding sequence ATGACTAGCAATCAAATCACAATTGCCTTGACCAAGGGGCGTATTGAAAAAGATGCGGTTACATTGCTGGAAAAAGCTGGCTTTAATATGTCTTTCATGGCTGATAAGGGACGTAATTTGATTTTCGAGAGTCCTGACAACCGTTTCCGTTTTCTCTTGGTTAAAGCTCCAGATGTGACAACCTGTGTTAGACACGGTGTCGCAGATATTGGAATTGTTGGGAAGGATGTTCTGGTTGAACATCCGACAGGCTATTTGGAAATGTTAGACCTTAATTTTGGCCTTTGTAAATTCTGCGTGGCTTCAACAGAAGACTATAATCCTAATGACCATAAACGTAAACGTATTGCTACCAAGTATCCAACCATTGCAACTGATTATTTTAATCAAAAGGGTGAGGATGTCGAGATTATTTCGATTCAAGGGAGCGTTGAGATTGCCCCCGTTATTGGTCTGGCGGATGCCATTGTCGATATTGTAGAAACAGGGAATACCCTTGTTGCAAATGGCCTAAAAGTTTATGAAGATATTTGTCGGATTTCAGCACGAATGATTGTTAATAAGGCTTCTTTGAAAAATAATAAGGAAGTCCTGCAATTCATTCGTAAGATTGAATCACTTGTTGGAAACGAGGAGGTACCGTTCGAATGA
- a CDS encoding ATP phosphoribosyltransferase regulatory subunit, giving the protein MKKTTLALGMHDKLFKRARTMYQIEHCICDLLMTKGFLRIETPTLEHFEVFSDVVDNGNYNFFDKNGDLISLRPDITSQIGRVIASTQVHTPIKFSYSGKVFNYNEEMRGLSNEHTQAGVEIIGFPVHQALEEAVISAKEALDVAGVRNYKFEFSHAQLLQLIFEELNLPAVKEAELATYIRDKSITGLKEFTKENPSQYDKVLEQLPFLFGETTAVLTEARQLTDNESFLTALDSLEVLTSRLADNLPETTLDLAQLPAVPYYTGIMFKVFGDKVPDAFVSGGRYDKLFERFGATELTAVGWAIDIDSVYQAVHDDVEFGGDMDD; this is encoded by the coding sequence ATGAAAAAAACGACCTTAGCCTTAGGAATGCACGATAAACTTTTCAAACGTGCCCGTACCATGTATCAGATTGAGCATTGCATTTGTGATTTGTTGATGACAAAGGGTTTTCTTCGTATTGAGACACCAACCTTAGAGCATTTTGAAGTCTTCAGTGATGTGGTGGACAATGGTAACTATAATTTCTTTGATAAAAATGGAGATCTTATTAGCCTACGTCCTGATATTACCAGTCAAATCGGGCGCGTAATTGCTTCCACACAAGTTCATACACCGATTAAATTTTCCTACTCTGGAAAGGTCTTTAACTACAACGAAGAGATGCGTGGCTTGTCCAATGAGCATACGCAGGCTGGTGTGGAAATCATTGGTTTTCCAGTTCATCAGGCATTGGAAGAAGCTGTGATATCTGCTAAAGAGGCCTTGGATGTGGCAGGTGTCAGAAATTACAAGTTTGAATTTTCACATGCCCAGCTCCTGCAACTCATTTTTGAAGAATTAAACCTTCCAGCAGTAAAAGAAGCAGAGTTGGCCACCTATATCCGTGATAAATCAATCACAGGTCTCAAGGAGTTCACTAAAGAAAATCCAAGTCAATATGACAAGGTTTTGGAGCAGTTGCCATTCCTCTTTGGTGAGACAACTGCTGTCTTGACCGAGGCGAGACAGTTAACCGACAATGAATCCTTTTTGACAGCTTTGGATAGTTTGGAAGTCTTAACCAGTCGCCTAGCTGATAATCTCCCAGAGACGACGCTCGATTTGGCTCAATTACCAGCAGTGCCTTACTACACGGGCATAATGTTTAAGGTCTTCGGTGATAAGGTACCGGATGCTTTTGTATCAGGTGGCCGCTACGATAAACTATTTGAACGTTTTGGGGCTACCGAGTTAACAGCGGTTGGTTGGGCTATTGATATCGACTCAGTTTATCAAGCAGTACATGACGATGTGGAATTTGGAGGTGACATGGATGACTAG
- the hisC gene encoding histidinol-phosphate transaminase gives MEIKGLRKIEPYVAGSQPAEKNIIKLNTNENAYGPSPAVHQSLASFDAHQLRKYSTLDQTALRQALSDQLGVPADQFIIGNGSDDILSMAFLAFFNSEEKIIFPDLTYGFYKVWADLYRIPFREVPLTSSFEIDTQDYLVENGGIILTNPNAPTGIYKPLDQVEEIVKANQSVVVIIDESYINFGGGTALPLLEKYDNVFITRTFSKDASLAGLRVGYGIGSPKLMAVINAVKNSVNPYNVDSIAEALGTAAVRSWDYYEDICAKIMATRDWFSQELQAIGFDVLPSKTNFVLVKPYGVTAGQLFAYLQSKKIYVRYFPKVERISDRLRISIGTQDEMERVLMTIQELQA, from the coding sequence ATGGAAATCAAAGGATTACGAAAGATTGAACCCTATGTAGCGGGTAGTCAGCCTGCTGAGAAAAATATCATTAAGTTGAATACTAATGAAAATGCTTATGGACCAAGTCCAGCAGTTCATCAATCTTTAGCATCCTTTGATGCCCATCAGTTACGCAAGTATTCGACTTTGGATCAAACGGCTTTGCGTCAAGCTTTGTCTGATCAATTGGGTGTGCCTGCCGATCAGTTTATTATTGGAAATGGGTCAGATGACATCTTATCAATGGCTTTTCTAGCTTTCTTTAACAGTGAGGAAAAAATCATATTTCCAGATTTGACTTATGGTTTTTACAAGGTATGGGCAGATTTGTATCGCATCCCCTTTAGAGAAGTGCCTTTGACCTCCTCATTTGAGATTGATACTCAAGATTATTTGGTCGAAAATGGTGGAATTATCCTTACTAATCCGAACGCTCCAACAGGTATTTATAAACCTTTAGATCAAGTCGAGGAGATTGTAAAGGCCAACCAGTCGGTAGTTGTGATTATTGACGAATCCTATATCAACTTTGGTGGGGGGACGGCCTTACCACTCCTAGAAAAATATGACAATGTGTTTATCACCAGGACCTTTTCTAAGGATGCCTCCCTTGCTGGTCTGCGTGTCGGTTACGGCATAGGAAGTCCAAAACTAATGGCTGTCATCAATGCCGTTAAGAATTCAGTCAACCCCTATAATGTGGATAGCATTGCTGAAGCCTTGGGGACTGCAGCGGTTAGATCTTGGGACTATTATGAGGACATTTGCGCTAAGATTATGGCAACACGTGACTGGTTTAGCCAAGAATTGCAGGCGATTGGCTTTGATGTCCTACCTTCAAAAACTAATTTTGTTTTGGTCAAGCCATACGGAGTGACTGCAGGCCAATTGTTTGCCTATCTCCAAAGTAAGAAAATTTATGTCCGTTATTTTCCAAAAGTGGAGCGTATTTCTGACAGACTACGCATTTCTATTGGAACTCAGGATGAGATGGAGCGTGTATTAATGACCATACAGGAGTTACAAGCATGA
- a CDS encoding PHP domain-containing protein translates to MRDNHLHTHHSYDSDANFTDYLTHFDGEIVTTEHYDLSNPYTKQDDVPDYESYSHEVEKLNLKYGNRIKRGIEIGYYQPRESDILDFLDGKDYDLKLLSVHHNGVNDYLDDEVADMDKANIIQEYLDKLEYAVGRVDADVLAHFDYGFRLFDVTVDELKAYENQLKRIFKKMIANDLAFELNSKSIYLYHHEGLYRYVLALVKDLGCRKYSIGSDGHKLEHFRLNFDKIQELLREFEITEDMII, encoded by the coding sequence ATTCGTGATAACCATTTGCATACCCATCATTCCTATGATTCGGATGCGAATTTTACTGATTATTTAACCCATTTTGATGGCGAGATTGTAACAACTGAGCATTACGATCTCTCTAATCCCTATACGAAACAGGACGATGTGCCAGATTACGAGTCTTATAGTCATGAGGTTGAAAAACTCAACCTCAAGTATGGCAATCGTATTAAACGAGGCATCGAGATTGGCTATTACCAGCCTAGAGAAAGCGATATTTTAGACTTTTTGGATGGTAAGGACTATGATCTCAAACTGCTTTCTGTTCACCATAATGGGGTTAATGATTATCTCGATGATGAGGTGGCTGATATGGACAAGGCTAACATTATTCAAGAATATCTGGATAAGTTGGAGTATGCTGTTGGTCGTGTGGACGCAGATGTTCTGGCCCACTTTGACTATGGTTTCCGTCTTTTTGATGTGACTGTTGATGAGCTAAAAGCTTATGAGAATCAGCTTAAACGTATTTTTAAGAAAATGATTGCTAATGATTTGGCTTTTGAGCTGAATTCAAAGAGCATTTACCTTTATCATCATGAAGGTCTTTATCGTTATGTCTTGGCCCTTGTCAAGGATTTGGGATGTCGCAAGTATTCTATTGGCTCTGATGGGCATAAATTGGAGCATTTTCGTCTGAACTTTGATAAGATTCAGGAGCTCTTGAGAGAATTCGAAATTACAGAAGATATGATTATATAG
- a CDS encoding TIGR01906 family membrane protein, translating to MRTNIEAVLTPIWLLALSILVTIYLAWGFYYFDVDWMHLLNYVVIGKSDLWHNFNVLMRYLTFPWVGRLAMPDFPSSESGLKHFYDVKWLFHLVQILVVLLAYPAVSFLWRNVKKGTFGLYRRLYLSLAVLPILIGVVGFFLGFDQFFILFHEALFPGDSSWLFNPMLDPIINVLPEEYFLQCFVIFFIMYEGIMMGLTWLAHKQVRSYLKNKE from the coding sequence ATGCGAACTAATATTGAAGCAGTGTTGACTCCTATTTGGCTCCTGGCCTTGTCTATTCTGGTCACAATTTACCTAGCATGGGGCTTCTATTATTTTGATGTTGACTGGATGCATCTTTTGAACTATGTCGTTATCGGCAAAAGTGATCTTTGGCATAACTTCAATGTCCTCATGCGGTATCTGACCTTTCCTTGGGTGGGCCGTTTGGCCATGCCTGATTTTCCGTCGTCGGAGAGTGGTCTTAAGCATTTTTATGATGTCAAGTGGCTCTTTCATCTGGTTCAGATCCTTGTTGTCCTACTGGCTTATCCAGCTGTGAGCTTTCTTTGGCGAAATGTGAAGAAGGGGACTTTTGGTCTCTATCGTAGACTTTATCTGAGTCTAGCTGTTTTACCAATCCTTATTGGAGTAGTGGGATTTTTCCTAGGATTTGATCAGTTCTTCATTCTCTTTCATGAGGCTCTCTTTCCTGGAGATAGTAGTTGGCTTTTTAATCCAATGCTTGACCCGATTATTAATGTTTTGCCAGAAGAGTATTTCCTTCAATGTTTTGTGATTTTCTTTATAATGTACGAGGGAATCATGATGGGATTGACCTGGCTAGCCCACAAACAGGTGAGAAGCTATTTAAAAAATAAGGAGTAA
- a CDS encoding TIGR01457 family HAD-type hydrolase, with product MTYKGYLIDLDGTIYKGKDRIPEGEAFVKELQKRQIPYLFVTNNSTRTPEMVQELLCNQCELETPLETIYTATLATVDYMNDMNRGKTVYVIGETGLKSAIADAGYTVDEENPDYVVVGLDRDVTYEMLVKATLAIHKGAMFIGTNPDLNIPTERGLLPGAGSLLALIEAATRVKPIIIGKPKAIIMNKALEILGTERSQTIVVGDNYLTDITAGIKNDFPTLLVTTGFTKAEEVVDLPVKPDHVLASLAEWDFDAN from the coding sequence ATGACATATAAAGGTTATTTGATTGATTTAGATGGAACCATTTATAAGGGAAAGGATCGTATTCCTGAAGGGGAGGCCTTTGTTAAGGAGTTGCAGAAGCGTCAGATTCCCTATCTTTTTGTGACTAATAACAGTACGCGTACACCAGAGATGGTCCAAGAGCTTTTGTGTAATCAGTGCGAGTTGGAAACGCCTCTTGAAACTATTTATACAGCAACCCTGGCGACAGTTGACTACATGAATGATATGAATCGTGGTAAAACAGTTTATGTTATTGGTGAGACTGGGCTTAAATCTGCTATTGCGGATGCGGGTTATACGGTAGATGAGGAAAATCCTGATTATGTGGTAGTGGGATTGGACCGTGATGTCACTTATGAAATGCTGGTTAAAGCAACCCTTGCTATCCATAAAGGGGCTATGTTTATTGGGACAAACCCAGATTTGAATATCCCAACAGAACGAGGTCTGCTTCCAGGTGCTGGTTCCCTCTTAGCCCTTATTGAGGCAGCGACGCGTGTGAAACCAATCATTATTGGTAAGCCTAAAGCTATTATCATGAACAAAGCTCTTGAAATCCTTGGAACAGAACGTAGCCAAACTATTGTGGTTGGTGATAATTACTTGACTGATATTACAGCTGGCATTAAAAATGACTTTCCAACACTTCTTGTGACGACTGGTTTCACCAAGGCGGAAGAAGTTGTGGATTTACCAGTAAAACCAGACCATGTACTTGCTAGTCTAGCGGAGTGGGATTTTGATGCGAACTAA
- a CDS encoding acyl-ACP thioesterase domain-containing protein — protein MGLKFSIPYQIPFYETDITHHVKLPHLLAFSLQVSGMQSESLGNTDKDVFDNYGLVWIVTDYAIEIDRLPRYNEKVTITTEAISYNKIFCYRNFYITDEAGQQIMLFKTTFALMDYETRKVAEVPDEVVAPYGADKIKKLLRGPHYKTLENPLEILYRVRYFDLDMNGHVNNSKYLEWMLDVFDLDFLTEYTPAHIDLKYVKEIHHGSKIYSGYEFDQGSLSSQHQICVDGNVHAQAIIQWKEIGDE, from the coding sequence ATGGGATTAAAATTTAGCATTCCTTATCAGATTCCGTTTTATGAGACGGACATCACACATCATGTGAAATTGCCACACTTATTGGCTTTTTCACTGCAAGTCTCTGGCATGCAGTCAGAATCTCTGGGTAATACGGATAAGGACGTTTTTGATAATTACGGTCTTGTTTGGATTGTGACAGACTATGCTATTGAGATTGACCGTTTGCCTCGCTACAATGAAAAAGTAACCATTACAACGGAAGCCATTTCCTATAATAAGATTTTCTGTTACCGTAATTTTTATATCACAGATGAGGCTGGTCAGCAAATCATGCTCTTTAAGACTACCTTTGCCCTCATGGATTATGAAACGCGTAAGGTAGCGGAGGTGCCAGATGAGGTGGTAGCACCTTATGGAGCAGATAAGATTAAAAAGTTGCTTCGAGGTCCTCACTATAAGACTTTGGAAAATCCGCTTGAGATCTTATACCGTGTACGCTATTTTGACCTGGACATGAATGGACACGTTAATAATAGTAAGTACTTAGAGTGGATGTTGGATGTTTTCGATTTGGACTTTTTGACCGAGTACACACCAGCCCATATTGATCTCAAGTACGTTAAAGAAATCCATCATGGCTCAAAAATTTATTCTGGCTATGAGTTTGACCAAGGCAGTTTGAGCAGTCAACACCAGATTTGTGTTGATGGTAATGTTCATGCCCAGGCCATTATTCAATGGAAAGAAATAGGAGACGAGTAA
- the hemW gene encoding radical SAM family heme chaperone HemW, producing MQTKPTSAYVHIPFCTQICYYCDFSKVFIKNQPVDDYLRALIREWELSDIKELRTLYIGGGTPTAISAEQLDYLLSHLQKNLDLSKLEEFTIEANPGDLTVDKIEVLKKSAVNRVSLGVQTFDDKHLRQIGRSHNQAQIYESIDSLKSAGFHNISIDLIYALPGQTMDQVKENVRKALELDIPHLSLYSLILEHHTVFMNKMRRGKLNLPTEDLEVEMFDYIIQELEKNGFEHYEISNFTKPGMESRHNLMYWNNDEYYGVGAGASGYVNGVRYRNRGPIQHYLKAIAEDGHARLNEEHLTKVEMMEEEFFLGLRKKSGVSIKRFEEKFGMSFADTYGDIVEKLQADGLLVKDPEVVRMTKRGLFLGDSVAEQFILED from the coding sequence ATGCAAACAAAACCAACATCAGCTTATGTGCACATCCCATTTTGCACACAAATTTGTTATTATTGTGACTTTTCCAAGGTATTTATTAAAAATCAGCCCGTTGATGACTACCTACGGGCTTTGATTCGTGAGTGGGAGCTTTCAGATATCAAGGAGCTTCGTACCCTTTATATTGGTGGGGGGACACCCACAGCTATTTCTGCTGAGCAATTGGACTACCTTTTAAGTCATCTTCAGAAGAACTTGGATTTATCAAAGCTGGAGGAGTTTACCATTGAGGCCAATCCTGGCGATTTGACGGTTGATAAAATTGAAGTACTAAAAAAATCTGCTGTTAATCGGGTATCTCTAGGGGTTCAGACTTTTGATGACAAACACTTGCGTCAAATTGGTCGCAGTCACAATCAAGCACAGATTTATGAAAGCATTGATAGCTTGAAGTCTGCTGGTTTCCATAATATTTCCATTGACCTCATTTATGCTCTGCCTGGTCAAACTATGGACCAAGTCAAGGAAAATGTGAGAAAGGCACTGGAACTGGATATTCCACATCTAAGTCTCTACAGTTTGATATTGGAACATCACACGGTCTTTATGAATAAGATGCGTCGGGGTAAGCTCAATCTACCCACTGAGGACTTGGAAGTAGAGATGTTTGACTATATTATCCAAGAGTTGGAAAAAAATGGTTTTGAGCACTACGAGATTTCTAACTTTACCAAACCCGGGATGGAGAGCCGACATAATCTCATGTATTGGAATAATGATGAATACTATGGAGTGGGTGCTGGGGCCTCTGGTTATGTGAATGGTGTTCGTTACCGTAATCGAGGACCGATCCAACATTACCTAAAGGCTATAGCTGAGGATGGTCATGCTAGACTCAATGAAGAACATCTGACTAAGGTAGAGATGATGGAGGAGGAGTTTTTCCTTGGTTTACGTAAAAAGTCGGGTGTGTCTATCAAACGGTTTGAAGAGAAGTTTGGTATGTCATTTGCGGATACTTATGGAGACATTGTGGAAAAACTACAGGCAGATGGTCTCTTGGTCAAGGATCCAGAGGTTGTTCGTATGACGAAACGTGGACTCTTTCTGGGGGATAGTGTCGCTGAGCAATTTATCTTGGAGGATTAG